The Nostoc sp. 'Lobaria pulmonaria (5183) cyanobiont' DNA window TGCTGGATTGCAACTTCTCAACGAAGACGAAATTGAACTTGAACTTGCTGAACGTCGCGGTGGATTCCGTGAGTCGTAAGAAAACTTACATAGACTCTGGTGTACTCATCAGCGCTTTTTGTGGCATTCAGTCAGTCAGCATCAGAGCGAATCAAATTCTTAACGATGAAAATCTGGAGTTTGCCTCAAGTAGCTTCGTTCAGTTAGAAGTCTTGCCTAAAGCAACTTTTAACAAGCAACAAGACGAAGCAGAATTTTACGAAACATTTTTTAGTGCTGTCATCCACTGGCCAACTGACTTAGAGCAAATTATACAGAATGCTTCTCAAATTGCCTGTACTTACGGTTTAGCTGCAATGGATGCACTTCATGTGGCGGCTGCTCTGCAAATTAAAGCCGATCAACTGATCACTACTGAAAAGCCAACCAAACCAATGCACCGAGTAACGAAAATCCAGATTATTTCAATATAAAGCGATCGCTCACAACCAAAAGCTCCGCAGCAAACAAGCCAATTTAGGAAATCGAATGCCATTTTGCTTGCGGAAAACACTAAGACTTGATGAACTCAGCGAAGTATTGTCAAACCCAGTTAGCCGAAGCGAAATTGCAACAAGGCGATCGCACTGGTGCAGCCACGATGCTGCAAACAGCAGCTAAAACCGCTTTACAAATCGGAGATAGCCTTGAAAAGATTCTTGTTGAATGAAGCGATCGCAAGCTAACGACTCAACGATATACCAAAATGAATGTGGAAATTACTTAAATAAACAAGCAAACTGGGGTTTGAGAAAGTAAAAGCTGATTTTGCTTGCGGAAAACACCAAAATGAGAAAGTAAACTGGGGTTTGAGAAAGTAAAAGCTGATTTTGCTTGCGGAAAACACCAAAATGAGAAAGCAAACTGGAGTTTGAGAAAGTAAAAGCTGATTTTACTTGCGGAAAACACCAAAATGAGAAAGCAAACTGGGGTTTGAGAAAGTTAAATGTCATTTTGAGTAAGCAATATGCCTTTTTGCTTATTGAATATGAAGTTTTGAAAAAGCAATAAGCTTTTTTGCTGATTAAATATAAATTTAAGTTAAATTTGTGTTCGTGATAGACGATTGTACTGCAAGCAAAATTTTCTAGCAGGGAACAAATCTAGCAGTTATGATCTGATCTACAGTAATAAATATTGCTCTACGTAAATCAGCGTCTTTAAAGTTGATGGCATCAAGGTTTGTATTTTCCAGATTAGCACTTTGCTAAAGCCCTTCTCTTGCAAAAACTAGTAAAACTCTGCTAAAAGTGCTACAGGTAAATGGTTGTTAGCTTGAGAAGTACACATGAAAACTACTGGCATTCATCATGTAGCTGTTATTTGTTCTGATTACGACCGCTCCAAAGCATTTTATGTCCAAACTTTAGGATTTTCGATTATTCAAGAAACTTTTCGCGCCGCTAGAAATTCTTATAAATTAGATTTAAAAGTTGCAGAAAATACGCAAATCGAACTATTCTCTTTCCCAAATCCTCCAGAACGGCCTAGTAAACCAGAGTCTTGTGGTTTAAGACATCTTGCTTTTCAAGTTGATGATATAGAGGAAACTGTTTTTTATTTAAAATCCAAAGGATTAGAGGTAGAAAATATCAGAGTTGATGAAATTACAGGCAAGAAATTTACTTTTTTTAAAGACCCAGATAATTTACCATTAGAAATTTATGAGCGTTAAAATTAGTTGCTGACAGGTGAACTTGTTATCACTATAAATAATGAAGCGATGTTTACGACGGGCTATTCGGCGTCGCACCATCCTAATTAAACGTTATTACTGCCAAAATCGCTATAGCGGTTCCCATTCAGATGCGGTACAACATTACATCACGAGGTGTAGGGGCACGGCAGTGCCGTGCCCCTACGGGTGTACCTCACATAAACGAGAACTGCTATATATTCATAACTATGCCTACACTTAACGAGGCAGAATGTCATCTAAGCGAAGTTGAATACCAGGTAAAAGTAGCGAGTTAATTAATTGGTTGAGTCGGTATTGTTGTTGAGTATAACTGTCTTCAACCAATTTACAAACGGTAAATGTAGGTTGTTTGGGTTTCCAATAAATGCTATACCACCCAATCCTCGATAATCCACAAAGTAGTAGTGGTAGCAAATATAAAAGCAGATAATGAAGTTATTGTAAAAATATTAAACATAGTGCAAATACGCTTCATAATACTCAGAATCCTAACAACTTCATACTACTTTAAGCGATCGCCTCCGTAAGTCTTTGTATCATCGCGTAACTGTATTATGTCAGAATATCAAGTTTAGCCAGTATTCTTAAGCTTTATTCGGGGTTGCCAGTTGCGACCATTGCTTTAAATCTGGTAT harbors:
- the gloA2 gene encoding SMU1112c/YaeR family gloxylase I-like metalloprotein — its product is MKTTGIHHVAVICSDYDRSKAFYVQTLGFSIIQETFRAARNSYKLDLKVAENTQIELFSFPNPPERPSKPESCGLRHLAFQVDDIEETVFYLKSKGLEVENIRVDEITGKKFTFFKDPDNLPLEIYER
- a CDS encoding type II toxin-antitoxin system VapC family toxin; the encoded protein is MSRKKTYIDSGVLISAFCGIQSVSIRANQILNDENLEFASSSFVQLEVLPKATFNKQQDEAEFYETFFSAVIHWPTDLEQIIQNASQIACTYGLAAMDALHVAAALQIKADQLITTEKPTKPMHRVTKIQIISI